The Candidatus Neomarinimicrobiota bacterium genomic sequence CCCCCACGCCCACATCCATCATGAGTGTAAGGATAAGCGCCGGAGCGGCCAGTTTCAGGGCCAACTGAAACATCTCGCTCGAGCCGGTGATTAACATCCGGCCCGACGCGGGTTGCAGTGCACCGGTCTCCAGGGGAATCAGCCTAAAATTTTGCACCAGCAATTGGATCAGAAAGTGGTGGCCATCCACCGCCACGAACAGCAGAATGGCAACCAGGGCCCAAAACTGGCCGACCATAGACTGGGGGGCACTGGTTACCGGATCGACCAGGTCGGCGATGGCAAAGCCCATCTGGCGGCCCGCGAAGGTCCCGGCCAGGGAAAAGGCCTCAAACATGAACTTGGTTCCAAAGCCCACGATCAACCCCAATGCCAGCTCCCGACCGATAGCGAAGGCCAATCGGCCCAGGTTCCAATCAAGGCCCAGGCCCTCCACCCCCACCACCGGCAAGAGCATGAAGCTGAGCACCAGGGTGATCAAAACCCGAACCCGCATAGTAATGGCGGGTGAACCGAAAAAGGGGAAGGCGTAGATCATGGCCGAAACCCTGGTCATCACCAGCATGAAGGAGACGCCCCATCCGGATAGCAGGTCCAGGATGGATAGGTT encodes the following:
- the fliR gene encoding flagellar biosynthetic protein FliR — its product is MNLSILDLLSGWGVSFMLVMTRVSAMIYAFPFFGSPAITMRVRVLITLVLSFMLLPVVGVEGLGLDWNLGRLAFAIGRELALGLIVGFGTKFMFEAFSLAGTFAGRQMGFAIADLVDPVTSAPQSMVGQFWALVAILLFVAVDGHHFLIQLLVQNFRLIPLETGALQPASGRMLITGSSEMFQLALKLAAPALILTLMMDVGVGVLSRAMPRLQVFFVALPLKLFVGVFALVVSLQLFQALFSTMYFEFQEYVATLMATLRS